In Verrucomicrobiales bacterium, the genomic window GCTAGCCTGAGGCTCCGATACGATTTAATCCTGAATTGATGTTTTTATGAGAATGCTCATCGTTGATGATTCGAAAGCCATGCGAGGGTTTCTGAGCCACCTCGCTCACGAGTTCTCCTTTACAACCGTGGAGGCCGAGGACGGGCGCCACGCCCTCGACACCCTCATCAAGAACGATCCACTCCAACCCTTCGATATTGCCCTCGTCGATTGGGACATGCCTCGCATGACAGGTATTGAATTCGTCCGCTTCGTGAGACGAAATCACGACTTCGACAATCTCAAGCTCATGATGGTGACCACCAACAATACTGAAGAGAAGATCACCATGGCCCTCGAGGCAGGAGCCAATGACTTCATGATGAAGCCCGTAACCCGGGAAGCTTTGGAAGAAAAGCTAATGATCCTCGGCCTCATGCCCTGAGTCATAGTCGCCGCCATCAAGGCCCGAACGAAACAAAACGATATGCCAAAGATCCGAGTGTTGGTTGTGGACGATGCCGTGGTGATGCGGCGAATGATCACCGAGGTACTGGAGCGCGATCCACAACTCGAGATTGCTGGAACGGCTGCCAACGGAAAAATTGCGCTGCAGAAGATTCCCCAGGTCAATCCTGACCTCATCACCCTAGACGTTGAGATGCCCGAAATGGATGGCATCGCGACCTTGAAGGAGATCCGAAAGCTCTACCCCAAGCTGCCGGTGATCATGTTCAGCACCCTGACGGCCAAAGGAGCCGCAACCACCCTGGACGCCCTGACCTTCGGAGCCACCGACTATGTCACGAAGCCAGCCAACGTAGGAGCAGTGACCGAGGGGATCCAGCGACTCGAGACTGAACTGATCCCAAAAATTAAAACCCACTGTCGCCACCTGCGTGTCGATGCTCCACCGGGCGATCACACTCAGTTCGTGTCCCGGCTCAAGCCGGCGACGCTGCCACCGCGCACGGGACCAAAACGCCCCATTGAAATTCTAGCAATTGGAACCTCCACCGGGGGGCCCAATGCCTTGGCTACCGTGTTCAAGTCATTTCCCAAGGATTTCCCACTTCCCATCGTTATCGTTCAGCACATGCCCCCGATGTTTACCGCCTTGCTCGCTGAACGTCTCCACGCCCTGGGCTCGGTGGGCTTCCAGGAAGGAAAACATGGACAGCGGCTACAGCCGGGCCAAGCCTACATTGCCCCCGGCGGAAAGCACATGGAGGTTCGGCGCGAAGGTCTCCAGACCGTTTTACATTTGCACGAGGGCACTCCCGAGAACTCCTGCCGCCCAGCCGTCGATGTCCTTTTTCGCAGCGTGGCTGCGGCCTATGGAGCCTCCTCCCTTGGAGTCGTGCTGACAGGGATGGGGCAGGACGGTCTGCGTGGTTGCCAGCACTTGCGGGAGAAGCAAGCTCAAGTCATCGCTCAGGATGAACTGAGCAGTGTGGTTTGGGGAATGCCCGGATGCGTGGTCCAGGCCGGCCTCGCCGATGCCATCCTGCCTCTGGAAAGGGTGGCGAGTGAAATCGTTCAGCGGGTGAGAGAGGGGAGGACCTCCTCGATTTCGAAAGCGGCGTAGTAAGCGGTGAAATCAGCTAGGAAGCATGACGTATGGCTCTGACTCAAGAAAACTTCAAGTTCGTCTGTGATTTCGCAAGGGACACAGCGGCCATCATTCTCGAACCAGGAAAGGAGTATCTCGTCGAGACGAGGCTCGGTCCGATCGCCAAGCAGTCGGGTTTCAATACCCTCGATGAGTTTTTAACTCAGCTGCGGACGAATCGCGCCGGCACCCTCTTTAACGAGCAGGTGATAGATGCGCTGACGACCAATGAAACCT contains:
- a CDS encoding response regulator gives rise to the protein MRMLIVDDSKAMRGFLSHLAHEFSFTTVEAEDGRHALDTLIKNDPLQPFDIALVDWDMPRMTGIEFVRFVRRNHDFDNLKLMMVTTNNTEEKITMALEAGANDFMMKPVTREALEEKLMILGLMP
- a CDS encoding chemotaxis response regulator protein-glutamate methylesterase yields the protein MPKIRVLVVDDAVVMRRMITEVLERDPQLEIAGTAANGKIALQKIPQVNPDLITLDVEMPEMDGIATLKEIRKLYPKLPVIMFSTLTAKGAATTLDALTFGATDYVTKPANVGAVTEGIQRLETELIPKIKTHCRHLRVDAPPGDHTQFVSRLKPATLPPRTGPKRPIEILAIGTSTGGPNALATVFKSFPKDFPLPIVIVQHMPPMFTALLAERLHALGSVGFQEGKHGQRLQPGQAYIAPGGKHMEVRREGLQTVLHLHEGTPENSCRPAVDVLFRSVAAAYGASSLGVVLTGMGQDGLRGCQHLREKQAQVIAQDELSSVVWGMPGCVVQAGLADAILPLERVASEIVQRVREGRTSSISKAA